Proteins encoded within one genomic window of Tidjanibacter massiliensis:
- a CDS encoding nitroreductase family protein, which produces MMKFAELAGIRQSVRSYSGKAVEEEKLMQCIETARLSPSANNSQPWRFVVVDEPELRDRIADAAAGMGMNKFVRQAPVIIAVVLEKQNMLSAVGSVIQDKEYRLLDIGIAANQLCLQAAALGLGTCMVGWFDENKVKRLLGVDKKRRIPLLITLGYSDAPVRQKVRKPFEEIYGRNRY; this is translated from the coding sequence ATGATGAAATTCGCAGAACTGGCCGGAATACGCCAGAGTGTAAGAAGCTATTCGGGAAAGGCCGTCGAGGAGGAGAAACTGATGCAATGCATCGAAACCGCACGTCTGTCGCCCTCGGCCAACAACTCCCAGCCATGGAGGTTCGTCGTCGTGGACGAACCGGAACTCAGAGACCGCATCGCCGATGCGGCAGCGGGAATGGGGATGAACAAATTCGTCCGGCAAGCCCCCGTCATCATCGCCGTCGTGCTCGAAAAACAGAACATGCTTTCGGCTGTCGGAAGCGTCATACAGGACAAGGAGTACAGGCTGCTGGACATAGGCATAGCCGCCAACCAGCTCTGCCTGCAGGCGGCCGCGCTCGGACTCGGCACCTGCATGGTGGGATGGTTCGACGAAAACAAGGTAAAACGACTTCTCGGAGTGGACAAAAAGCGCCGGATACCGCTGCTGATAACGCTCGGCTATTCCGATGCCCCGGTACGGCAGAAAGTCCGCAAGCCGTTCGAAGAGATATACGGCCGCAACCGATACTGA
- a CDS encoding OprO/OprP family phosphate-selective porin: MKKFTLLVIWTAFSCFAGFAQEDMPARASFRNGKLTFETRDRAFRLWFDNRIYVDAAAYLPSEDVSGLMSKPNKDLEYDDGAFRFSNGMSIRRARFAVKATLYEKWFGELDLDFAYNEVELKDMFIGYRFSDRVSVKVGHFKEPMSMERLTSSKYLINMERPMAVEAFAGGRRLGAAATAWGNHWWVSGGIFGRQVDIIQKEKNRGGDGYGFTARVAFSPLADRDLTLHIGGYGTWRVPEMSGKTERFVEFRTFPESRTDRRRFVRAEIFNVKSYYTVGAELAFRWRKLLVYGEYIFTELSRYGLSGGERIPLKNASFNGWYATASYMLRGEQRRYAPEDAEFGPMEVRRGGNLELAVRASNINMNDFHDARAVITGGAATSYSASLNWYPNQNVLIGLNYTYMDNDKYADDKGHITLDGKPLSQMLPSGLDFSILQLRLLLSF, from the coding sequence ATGAAGAAATTTACGCTATTGGTGATATGGACCGCTTTTTCGTGCTTCGCAGGTTTCGCACAGGAGGATATGCCTGCCCGCGCTTCGTTTCGCAACGGCAAACTGACGTTCGAGACGCGCGACAGGGCGTTCAGACTCTGGTTCGACAACCGCATCTATGTGGATGCGGCCGCCTATCTCCCCTCGGAGGATGTCTCCGGACTGATGTCCAAGCCCAACAAGGACCTCGAGTACGACGACGGGGCGTTCCGTTTCAGCAACGGCATGTCGATACGGCGGGCCCGGTTCGCAGTCAAGGCCACGCTCTATGAGAAATGGTTCGGCGAGCTCGACCTCGATTTCGCGTACAACGAGGTGGAGTTGAAGGATATGTTCATCGGGTACCGTTTTTCTGACCGGGTTTCGGTCAAAGTCGGTCATTTCAAGGAACCAATGAGCATGGAACGCCTGACGAGTTCCAAATATCTCATCAACATGGAGCGTCCGATGGCTGTCGAGGCGTTCGCCGGCGGGCGGCGGCTCGGGGCTGCGGCCACCGCATGGGGGAACCATTGGTGGGTGTCGGGAGGCATCTTCGGTCGGCAGGTGGACATCATCCAGAAGGAGAAGAACCGTGGCGGCGACGGTTACGGCTTTACGGCGCGGGTGGCTTTTTCGCCGCTGGCCGACAGGGACTTGACGCTCCATATCGGCGGTTACGGTACCTGGCGAGTTCCGGAGATGAGCGGCAAAACGGAGCGTTTCGTCGAATTCAGAACCTTCCCGGAGAGCCGCACGGACCGCAGGCGTTTCGTGAGGGCCGAGATATTCAATGTGAAGAGTTACTATACGGTGGGTGCCGAGCTCGCTTTCAGATGGCGCAAGCTGCTCGTCTACGGCGAATACATCTTCACCGAACTCTCCCGCTACGGGCTTTCGGGCGGGGAGCGGATACCGCTGAAGAACGCCTCCTTTAACGGCTGGTATGCCACGGCCTCCTACATGCTGCGCGGCGAACAGCGTCGTTATGCACCCGAAGATGCCGAATTCGGGCCCATGGAGGTGCGTCGGGGCGGGAACCTCGAACTGGCTGTCCGGGCGAGCAACATCAACATGAACGATTTCCATGATGCACGGGCGGTCATTACCGGCGGAGCGGCCACGAGCTATTCCGCGTCGCTGAACTGGTACCCGAACCAGAACGTGCTGATAGGATTGAATTATACCTACATGGACAACGACAAGTATGCCGACGACAAGGGACACATCACTCTCGACGGGAAACCGCTCAGTCAGATGCTTCCTTCGGGGCTCGACTTCAGCATCCTGCAGCTGCGTCTGTTGCTGTCGTTCTGA
- a CDS encoding lamin tail domain-containing protein yields the protein MRKIVFAALCAFAAVAVSCKNDRESDVNPGDSDIDGLYINEVYSCNPDWVELYNAGNEELHIGGFILQDDKGAEEEYVIPEGTTIGAGEFLVLEEFSFGISSSKGDRVTLLDASRNVVDDVMLPVMEDGSSYGRRSDGGSEFAAFTAPTKGRSNTGGGAPLPEPEPSDAKVYINEVLSAPAGDDMDFIELYNGGEADADIGGFVLQDDKGAAEEFVIPAGTVIPAGGFLVYEQVSPGQGESFTFGLSSKGDKVVLLDSERKVADEVDTPDFGDTKGESYARTVDGGGEWRIAAVPTKGFSNTGGADASLKGVLVINEVYTYADGSEKDDLDFIELYNAGGSDIDLGGLKLWESGGSAEAWSFPEGSRVAAGGFFVVVCDKDNAWYADPVNYPGWGLSKGPDEYVTLADAEMNEIDCVACPSMKRGESYGRVTDGAPEWQIFAAFTKGTPNEGPARQPVTNTMGLWVNEVFTNNQDTAQLPWNESVDFIEFYNSSDTAIDFGGYVIKDDKGADDESYTVPAGTVIPAGGFLTYDVCKKNAEGPSFGLGKSGDWVFVYDPAGVLVAELEIPAFADDEVMSYGRMPDGGDVLRKMEPTKNSSNGGEVHPEVAVVINEILTNGSQDEDWVEFYNGGSADADLEGYVLYDDGGVEKAFTFPAGTVVPAGGYLVMVAKEEGSFDFGLGKKGDALTLLDASGAVTDEVEIPALDDDETYGRRTDGAAEWTVFGTSTRGASNAGGTVRE from the coding sequence ATGAGAAAGATTGTTTTCGCGGCGCTTTGCGCATTCGCGGCGGTGGCGGTATCCTGTAAGAACGACAGGGAGAGCGATGTGAACCCCGGCGATTCGGATATCGACGGGCTCTACATCAATGAAGTGTATTCCTGCAATCCCGACTGGGTGGAGCTTTACAATGCGGGGAATGAGGAGCTGCATATCGGCGGCTTCATCCTGCAGGACGACAAGGGGGCGGAAGAGGAGTACGTCATACCGGAAGGTACGACGATAGGTGCTGGGGAGTTCCTCGTATTGGAGGAGTTCTCGTTCGGCATCAGCTCCTCCAAAGGCGACCGGGTGACGCTGCTCGACGCATCGCGTAACGTGGTGGACGACGTGATGCTTCCCGTAATGGAGGATGGCAGTTCCTATGGGCGCAGGAGCGACGGCGGTTCGGAATTCGCCGCTTTCACTGCGCCTACGAAAGGGCGGAGCAATACGGGCGGCGGCGCCCCCCTTCCGGAACCGGAACCTTCGGATGCGAAGGTGTATATCAACGAGGTGCTGTCGGCTCCCGCGGGCGATGACATGGATTTCATCGAGCTCTATAACGGCGGCGAGGCGGATGCCGATATCGGCGGATTCGTTCTGCAGGACGATAAGGGGGCTGCCGAAGAGTTCGTGATTCCGGCCGGAACGGTCATCCCGGCGGGCGGATTCCTGGTGTACGAACAGGTGTCGCCGGGCCAGGGCGAAAGTTTTACCTTTGGTCTGAGCTCCAAGGGAGACAAGGTGGTGCTGCTCGATTCCGAGCGCAAGGTGGCGGACGAGGTGGATACGCCCGATTTCGGCGATACCAAAGGGGAGTCCTACGCCCGTACCGTCGACGGCGGCGGGGAGTGGCGGATTGCCGCCGTACCGACCAAGGGCTTTTCCAATACGGGCGGAGCGGATGCCTCCCTGAAGGGGGTGCTTGTCATCAACGAGGTTTACACGTATGCCGATGGCAGTGAAAAGGACGACCTCGATTTCATCGAACTCTACAATGCGGGCGGCAGCGACATCGACCTCGGTGGCCTGAAGCTGTGGGAGAGCGGCGGAAGCGCCGAAGCATGGAGTTTCCCCGAAGGCTCCCGCGTTGCGGCGGGCGGCTTCTTCGTGGTGGTCTGCGACAAGGACAACGCGTGGTATGCCGACCCCGTGAACTATCCGGGCTGGGGGCTCAGCAAAGGCCCCGACGAATATGTGACGTTGGCCGATGCCGAGATGAACGAAATAGACTGCGTGGCATGTCCCAGCATGAAACGGGGCGAAAGTTACGGCCGTGTGACCGACGGGGCGCCGGAGTGGCAGATATTCGCCGCCTTTACCAAGGGAACTCCCAACGAGGGCCCTGCCCGGCAGCCCGTGACGAATACGATGGGACTTTGGGTGAACGAGGTGTTCACCAACAACCAGGATACGGCCCAGCTCCCGTGGAACGAGTCGGTGGATTTCATTGAATTCTATAATTCGAGCGATACGGCGATAGACTTCGGCGGATATGTGATAAAGGACGACAAGGGAGCCGATGACGAATCCTATACCGTTCCGGCCGGGACGGTCATTCCGGCGGGCGGGTTCCTTACCTACGACGTCTGCAAGAAGAATGCGGAGGGACCTTCATTCGGACTCGGCAAGAGCGGTGACTGGGTGTTCGTCTATGACCCTGCGGGCGTGCTGGTGGCCGAGTTGGAGATACCCGCTTTTGCAGACGATGAGGTGATGTCGTACGGGCGCATGCCCGACGGAGGCGATGTGTTGCGGAAGATGGAGCCTACCAAGAATAGCAGCAACGGCGGGGAGGTGCATCCGGAGGTGGCCGTGGTGATTAACGAGATACTGACCAACGGTTCGCAGGACGAGGACTGGGTGGAGTTCTATAACGGAGGCAGCGCCGATGCCGACCTGGAGGGGTATGTGCTCTATGACGACGGCGGTGTCGAAAAGGCCTTCACCTTCCCGGCCGGAACGGTGGTTCCGGCCGGCGGTTATCTGGTGATGGTGGCCAAGGAGGAGGGGTCGTTCGATTTCGGGCTCGGCAAGAAGGGCGATGCGCTGACGCTGCTCGACGCTTCGGGGGCGGTGACCGACGAGGTGGAGATACCGGCGCTCGACGATGACGAGACATACGGTCGCCGTACGGACGGCGCGGCGGAGTGGACGGTGTTCGGCACCTCCACCCGCGGGGCTTCCAATGCGGGCGGCACGGTCCGGGAGTGA
- a CDS encoding DMT family transporter has protein sequence MGCTDNFKGIVYAILSSSTFGFAPFFTLMLIGGGLSSFEVLFYRWGVASLALGCFGLAVRQNFRIGWRDLGTVCLLGTARAMTSLSLVIAYQNIATGVASSIHFLYPLAVACGMALFFRERISWQVVVAILVSLLGAVLLSAGDLNAGGRHALVGIGAACLSVVCYSTYIIGVRKTRAARIDSAALTFYVTAFGALLFGCCGLLFDGGIRLVTGWKMWLCVLGIALPATAISNITLVQAIKYIGPTTTSLFGAMEPLTAMVIGILAFGEPFTWMTAAGMVLVIAAVSWVVLNNASGSGVRRRAGAAGDR, from the coding sequence ATGGGATGCACCGACAATTTTAAAGGGATAGTTTACGCGATACTTTCGTCTTCGACGTTCGGTTTCGCACCGTTTTTCACGCTGATGCTGATAGGGGGCGGCCTCTCCTCGTTCGAGGTGTTGTTTTACCGTTGGGGCGTCGCTTCGCTGGCACTCGGATGTTTTGGACTCGCCGTGCGGCAGAACTTTCGCATCGGGTGGCGCGACCTCGGGACGGTATGCCTGCTGGGAACGGCCCGGGCCATGACCTCCCTGAGCCTCGTGATAGCCTACCAGAACATAGCTACCGGGGTGGCTTCTTCCATCCACTTCCTCTATCCGCTCGCCGTAGCGTGCGGCATGGCCCTTTTCTTTAGGGAGCGTATCTCGTGGCAGGTCGTCGTGGCGATACTCGTATCGCTGCTGGGTGCCGTCCTGCTTTCGGCGGGCGACCTGAATGCCGGCGGGCGACACGCTTTGGTCGGCATCGGGGCGGCCTGCCTTTCGGTGGTCTGTTACAGCACTTATATCATAGGGGTACGTAAGACCCGTGCCGCCCGGATAGATTCGGCGGCCCTGACGTTTTATGTGACCGCTTTCGGGGCGCTGCTTTTCGGCTGCTGCGGATTGCTGTTCGACGGCGGCATACGCCTCGTCACCGGCTGGAAGATGTGGCTTTGCGTACTGGGCATCGCCCTTCCCGCCACGGCCATCTCCAACATCACCCTCGTGCAGGCCATCAAGTATATCGGGCCGACGACCACGTCGCTTTTCGGCGCCATGGAGCCGCTGACGGCCATGGTTATCGGCATACTCGCTTTCGGAGAGCCGTTTACGTGGATGACTGCCGCAGGAATGGTGCTCGTCATAGCCGCTGTCAGTTGGGTGGTGCTCAACAACGCTTCCGGCAGCGGTGTCCGCAGGCGGGCCGGAGCTGCCGGAGACCGGTAG